AGCTGAATGTAGATGGCGATCCTAAAGACGCAATAGAGTAAGAGCTTATGACACTGGACTCTAAGCTTAGGGTAAAACCTGGAGATTATAAGGGAGGTAGGCCCCTTGCTAGATGTAAACAACTTTGAATATATGAAGATTGGTTTAGCTTCACCTGATAAAATCCGTTCGTGGTCATTTGGTGAAGTGAAGAAACCAGAAACCATTAACTATCGTACGTTAAAACCGGAAAAAGACGGTTTGTTCTGTGAACGCATTTTTGGTCCTACAAAGGACTGGGAATGTCACTGTGGTAAATACAAGCGAGTTCGTTATAAAGGGATCGTTTGTGACCGCTGTGGAGTAGAAGTTACCAAAGCGAAAGTACGTCGTGAGCGTATGGGGCACTTAGAATTAGCTGCCCCTGTCTCTCACATTTGGTACTTCAAAGGAATTCCAAGTCGTATGGGACTTGTTCTTGATATGTCACCACGTGCTTTAGAAGAAGTCATTTACTTCGCTGCATATGTGGTAACAGACCAAGGTGATACAGCTCTTGAAAAGAAACAGTTACTTTCTGAGAAAGAATACCGTACGTACCGCGAGAAGTACGGGAAGTCCTTCCAAGCCATGATGGGTGCTGAAGCCATTCGTAGATTGCTTCAAGATATCGATCTTGAGAAGGAAGTTGACACGCTTAAGGAAGAACTGAAAACAGCCCAAGGCCAGCGTCGTACACGCGCTATTAAACGTTTAGAAGTATTAGAAGCATTCCGTGGTTCAGGAAATGATCCGTCTTGGATGATCCTAGACGTGCTTCCTGTCATCCCGCCGGAACTTCGCCCGATGGTACAGCTTGACGGTGGACGCTTCGCAACTTCTGATTTAAACGATCTTTATCGTCGTGTAATCAACCGTAACAATCGTTTGAAGCGTTTATTAGATCTTGGAGCACCTACGATTATCGTTCAAAACGAAAAACGTATGCTTCAGGAAGCTGTGGATGCTTTAATCGATAACGGCCGTCGTGGTCGTCCAGTAACTGGACCAGGAAATCGTCCTCTAAAATCCCTTTCTCATATGTTGAAAGGTAAGCAAGGTCGTTTCCGCCAAAACTTACTTGGTAAACGTGTAGACTATTCAGGTCGTTCTGTAATCGTCGTAGGACCTAGTCTGAAGATGTACCAGTGTGGTTTACCTAAAGAAATGGCTTTAGAATTATTTAAACCATTTGTTATGCGTGAACTTGTTGACCGTGGACTAGCACACAACATTAAATCTGCTAAGCGAAAAATTGAACGTATTCATCCAGAAGTTTGGGATGTCCTAGAAGAAGTTATTAAAGAGCACCCAGTGTTACTGAACCGTGCCCCTACACTTCACCGTTTAGGTATCCAAGCGTTCGAACCTACTCTTGTAGAAGGTCGTGCAATTCGCCTGCACCCATTAGTATGTACAGCTTATAACGCTGACTTTGATGGTGACCAAATGGCTGTTCACGTTCCATTATCTGCAGAGGCGCAAGCAGAGGCTCGTATCTTAATGCTAGCTGCTCAGAACATCCTTAACCCTAAGGACGGTAAACCAGTTGTAACACCTTCACAGGATATGGTATTAGGTAACTATTACCTGACACTTGAGCGTGAAGAAGCAGTTGGGGAAGGCAAAGTATTTAAAGATACAAACGAAGCACTAATTGCTTACCAAAATGGTTATGTTCACTTACACACACGTGTAGCTGTGCATGCCCGTTCATTAAATAATGGCACATTTACTGAAGAACAGAATAACCAGCTTCTATTAACGACAGTTGGTAAACTGATCTTCAATGAAATTCTGCCTGAATCCTTCCCTTATATTAATGAACCGACTCAAAGTAACCTTGAAGGCAAAACGCCTGAAATGTACTTCATTGAGAAGGGAACAGATGTAAGAGAGGAAATTAAGAAGCGCGAATTAGTTCCTCCATTTAAGAAGAAGATTCTTGGGAACATTATCGCAGAAGTCTTCAAACGCTTTAAGATCAGTGAAACGTCTAAAATGCTTGACCGCATGAAGGACCTAGGTTTCGCTTACTCTACAAAAGCTGGTATCACGGTTGGTGTATCTGACATTGTGGTACTTCCAGAGAAACAAGAGATTCTTGAAGAAGCTCAAGGTAAAGTTGATAAAGTCATGAAACAGTTCCGTCGTGGTTTAATCACTGATGATGAGCGTTACGATCGTGTTATTGCAATTTGGTCAGCGGCCAAAGATGATATTCAAGATCGTCTAATGCAATCACTTGATCCAGCCAACCCGATCTTCATGATGAGTGATTCCGGAGCTCGTGGTAACGCATCTAACTTCACACAGTTAGCGGGTATGCGTGGACTTATGGCCAACCCGGCTGGTAAGATCATTGAACTTCCGATTAAATCAAGTTTCCGTGAAGGTCTGACGGTACTAGAGTACTTCATCTCTACACACGGTGCTCGTAAAGGTCTTGCCGATACGGCACTGAAGACAGCCGATTCAGGTTACCTAACTCGTCGTTTAGTTGACGTTGCTCAAGACGTAATCGTCCGCGAAGACGACTGTGGTACTGATCGAGGATTAGAAGTAGCGTCTCTTACTGAAGGTACAGAAATGATTGAACCGCTAATCGACCGTTTAATCGGACGTACAGCGTTCAAAAAGGTTCATAACCCAGAGACAGGCGAAGTGATGGCTAAACGTGATCAAATTATTACAGAAGATATGGCCCGTTCCATTGTTGATGCTGGTGTTGAAAAAGTAACAATCCGCTCAGCGTTCACATGTAACACGCGTCATGGTGTATGTAAGAAATGTTACGGCCGTAACTTAGCAACTGGATCTGAAGTAGAAGTAGGAGAAGCAGTTGGAATTATTGCTGCACAATCAATTGGTGAGCCTGGTACACAGCTTACAATGCGTACCTTCCACACAGGTGGTGTAGCAGGGGATGACATCACACAGGGTCTTCCTCGTATCCAAGAGCTATTCGAAGCCCGTAACCCGAAAGGTCAAGCTGTTATCAGTGAGATCCATGGTACGGTTGAAGAGATTAATGAAGTGAAAGAGAAATTAGAGATCACAGTACAAGGCGAAGTTGAAAAACGTAGTTACACGGCTCCTTATGGCGCCCGTATGAAAGTAACAGTTGGAGATTCCGTCAAGGCTGGTGAAGAACTAACAGAAGGTTCTGTAGATCCGAAAGAACTACTGAAAATCCAAGGTGTAGAAGGCGTTGAAATGTATCTTCTACGTGAGGTTCAGAAAGTATACCGTATGCAGGGTGTAGAAATCGGGGATAAACACGTTGAAGTAATGGTTCGCCAAATGCTTCGCAAAGTACGTGTCCTTGATGCTGGTGATACAGATGTACTTCCTGGCTCACTACTTGAGATCCACCAATTCCGTGATGCTAACCGTGATGCCCTTATTGAAGGTAGCCAACCTGCTGTTGGTCGTCCTGTTCTGCTTGGTATTACGAAAGCATCTCTTGAAACGGATTCCTTCTTATCTGCCGCATCATTCCAGGAGACAACACGTGTCCTAACGGATGCAGCGATTAAAGGTAAACGTGACGAATTGCTAGGACTTAAAGAAAATGTTATTATTGGTAAGTTGGTTCCGGCAGGTACGGGGATGCCTCGCTATCGTTCCGTGCAACCAGCTTCTGATGAATTAACTGAAGATATGATTAAAGCTGAAGAGCCTGAAGAGATTCCACAGTCTTAATTTCGGTTTATTAAGCTGATGAAGCAAGTGATAATCTAGGAGGCATCTAGAAAAAATATACGAACCACGTTGACATTATGAGTAGCGGGTGATACTATATTCTAGGTGCTTCCATTTATCCTTGTTACTTTGGAGGATATAGTTAAATGTCTTATGAAAAAGTAGCACAGGCTAAGTCGAATGTAGTAATTGGAACAAAGCAAACCATGAAGGCTATAAAACATGGTCAAGTTCAAGAAGTTATTGTTGCTGATGATGCTGATCAGCATGTAACGGCTAAAGTACTGCGACTCGCAGAAGAGTTTGAAACTCCGTTCGCACGAGTGGACTCAATGGAGAAATTGGGAAAAGCTTGTGGAATTGATGTGGGAGCAGCTGTAGTAGCGATAAAGCAATAAAGTTTTGGCGGTAAGGCAAACTTTCGCGAAAGCTTTGTTTTTTGCTTATTTATGAACCACCTGGATGTGTGGTATTACAAAAGCTAAATTTGAAGGGAGGAAAATCTAATGCCTACTATTAACCAATTAGTACGTAAAGGTCGCGTTTCTAAAAAGAAAATGTCAGACTCTCCAGCGCTTAACAAAGGCTATAACAGCTACAAGAAGAAGTTCACTAACCTGTCTTCTCCACAAAAGCGTGGTGTTTGTACACGTGTTGGTACGCTAACACCTAAGAAACCGAACTCTGCACTTCGTAAATATGCGCGTGTTCGTTTAACGAACAGCATTGAAGTGACAGCGTATATCCCTGGTATCGGCCACAACCTACAAGAGCACAGTGTTGTTCTTATCCGTGGCGGACGTGTAAAAGACTTACCAGGTGTACGTTACCACATTGTACGTGGTGCTCTTGACACTGCAGGTGTTGAAGGCCGCATGCAAGGTCGTTCTAAATACGGAACGAAAAAACCTAAAAAATAAGGCAAGTTAACTTGCACTTAATAAAACTTTAGTAAGATTGAAAGGAGGGGACCGTATGCCACGTAAAGGACCAGTACCAAAGCGTGATGTATTGCCAGACCCAATGTACAACTCAAAGCTTGTAACTCGCCTGATCAACCAAATCATGGTGGATGGTAAACGCGGTAAAGCACAAAAAATTCTTTATAAAGCATTCGAACTAGTACAAGAGCGTAGTGGAAACGACGCTATGGAAACTTTCGAACAAGCTCTTAAGAACGTAATGCCAGTACTAGAGGTTAGAGCACGTCGTGTAGGTGGATCTAACTACCAAGTACCTGTTGAAGTACGTCCAGAGCGCCGTCAAGCACTTGGACTTCGTTGGGTTGTTAACTATTCTCGTCTACGCGGTGAGAAGACAATGGAAGAACGTCTAGCTAACGAAATCCTAGATGCAGCAAACAACACTGGTGCTTCTGTTAAGAAGCGCGAAGATGTTCACAAAATGGCTGAAGCAAACAAAGCGTTTGCTCACTACCGTTGGTAAGAACGAACATCAAACTATATCACCCAATAGGGAGGAGAAGAACGCATGCCTAGAGAGTTCTCCTTGGAAAGAACACGTAATATCGGTATCATGGCACACATCGATGCTGGTAAAACCACTGCTACAGAACGTATCTTGTTCTATACAGGCCGTATTCACAAGCTAGGTGAAACGCACGAAGGTGCGTCTCAGATGGACTGGATGGAGCAAGAGCAAGACCGTGGTATCACAATCACTTCTGCAGCAACAACTGCAGAGTGGAAAGACCACCGCATCAACATCATTGATACACCTGGACACGTAGACTTCACAGTAGAAGTTGAACGTTCCCTACGTGTACTTGATGGTTCTGTGGCTGTATTAGATGCTCAATCTGGTGTAGAACCACAAACAGAAACAGTTTGGCGTCAGGCTACTACCTACGGTGTTCCACGTATTGTTTTCATTAACAAAATGGACAAAGTAGGAGCTGACTTCCTATACTCTACTGGTACTCTTCAAGATCGCCTTGGTGCGAATGCTCACCCAATCCAATTACCAATTGGTGCAGAGGATGAGTTTGAAGGGATCATCGATCTTATCGGAATGCAAGCTTACTTCTACGAAGATGACTTAGGTACACGTCTTGAAGCACGTGAAATCCCTGATGAATATAAAGAGCAAGCTGAAGAATACCGCGGTAAGCTTATTGAAGCAGTTGCGGAATCCGATGAAGAATTAATGATGAGATACCTTGAGGGTGAAGAATTCACAAACGAAGAGCTTATGGCAGCGATCCGTCAAGCTACTCTAAACGTTGATTTCTACCCTGTTCTTTGTGGGTCTGCCTTCAAGAACAAAGGTGTTCAATTATTAATCGATGCTGTACTTGACTACCTTCC
The nucleotide sequence above comes from Pontibacillus chungwhensis. Encoded proteins:
- the rpoC gene encoding DNA-directed RNA polymerase subunit beta'; its protein translation is MLDVNNFEYMKIGLASPDKIRSWSFGEVKKPETINYRTLKPEKDGLFCERIFGPTKDWECHCGKYKRVRYKGIVCDRCGVEVTKAKVRRERMGHLELAAPVSHIWYFKGIPSRMGLVLDMSPRALEEVIYFAAYVVTDQGDTALEKKQLLSEKEYRTYREKYGKSFQAMMGAEAIRRLLQDIDLEKEVDTLKEELKTAQGQRRTRAIKRLEVLEAFRGSGNDPSWMILDVLPVIPPELRPMVQLDGGRFATSDLNDLYRRVINRNNRLKRLLDLGAPTIIVQNEKRMLQEAVDALIDNGRRGRPVTGPGNRPLKSLSHMLKGKQGRFRQNLLGKRVDYSGRSVIVVGPSLKMYQCGLPKEMALELFKPFVMRELVDRGLAHNIKSAKRKIERIHPEVWDVLEEVIKEHPVLLNRAPTLHRLGIQAFEPTLVEGRAIRLHPLVCTAYNADFDGDQMAVHVPLSAEAQAEARILMLAAQNILNPKDGKPVVTPSQDMVLGNYYLTLEREEAVGEGKVFKDTNEALIAYQNGYVHLHTRVAVHARSLNNGTFTEEQNNQLLLTTVGKLIFNEILPESFPYINEPTQSNLEGKTPEMYFIEKGTDVREEIKKRELVPPFKKKILGNIIAEVFKRFKISETSKMLDRMKDLGFAYSTKAGITVGVSDIVVLPEKQEILEEAQGKVDKVMKQFRRGLITDDERYDRVIAIWSAAKDDIQDRLMQSLDPANPIFMMSDSGARGNASNFTQLAGMRGLMANPAGKIIELPIKSSFREGLTVLEYFISTHGARKGLADTALKTADSGYLTRRLVDVAQDVIVREDDCGTDRGLEVASLTEGTEMIEPLIDRLIGRTAFKKVHNPETGEVMAKRDQIITEDMARSIVDAGVEKVTIRSAFTCNTRHGVCKKCYGRNLATGSEVEVGEAVGIIAAQSIGEPGTQLTMRTFHTGGVAGDDITQGLPRIQELFEARNPKGQAVISEIHGTVEEINEVKEKLEITVQGEVEKRSYTAPYGARMKVTVGDSVKAGEELTEGSVDPKELLKIQGVEGVEMYLLREVQKVYRMQGVEIGDKHVEVMVRQMLRKVRVLDAGDTDVLPGSLLEIHQFRDANRDALIEGSQPAVGRPVLLGITKASLETDSFLSAASFQETTRVLTDAAIKGKRDELLGLKENVIIGKLVPAGTGMPRYRSVQPASDELTEDMIKAEEPEEIPQS
- a CDS encoding 50S ribosomal protein L7ae-like protein codes for the protein MSYEKVAQAKSNVVIGTKQTMKAIKHGQVQEVIVADDADQHVTAKVLRLAEEFETPFARVDSMEKLGKACGIDVGAAVVAIKQ
- the rpsL gene encoding 30S ribosomal protein S12, with the translated sequence MPTINQLVRKGRVSKKKMSDSPALNKGYNSYKKKFTNLSSPQKRGVCTRVGTLTPKKPNSALRKYARVRLTNSIEVTAYIPGIGHNLQEHSVVLIRGGRVKDLPGVRYHIVRGALDTAGVEGRMQGRSKYGTKKPKK
- the rpsG gene encoding 30S ribosomal protein S7, which produces MPRKGPVPKRDVLPDPMYNSKLVTRLINQIMVDGKRGKAQKILYKAFELVQERSGNDAMETFEQALKNVMPVLEVRARRVGGSNYQVPVEVRPERRQALGLRWVVNYSRLRGEKTMEERLANEILDAANNTGASVKKREDVHKMAEANKAFAHYRW